One genomic region from Streptomyces sp. NBC_01304 encodes:
- a CDS encoding DUF1360 domain-containing protein, with product MVLSYAALHAALALALARVLRVLSHDTITNRLRETLLTRQVAKTRLVMPERTDTAALIDTAQKRGLYGFLTCAWCAGFWLTAAAVPVLWTLSGITPGPWTSLPTWAWYALTVLAVSELTGLIARHHQPGDKK from the coding sequence ATGGTGCTGTCGTACGCCGCCCTCCACGCCGCCCTGGCCCTCGCCCTGGCCCGCGTACTGCGCGTCCTCTCACACGACACCATCACCAACCGGCTACGCGAAACGCTCCTCACCCGACAGGTCGCCAAGACCCGCCTGGTCATGCCCGAGCGCACCGATACCGCAGCCCTCATCGACACCGCCCAAAAACGCGGCCTGTACGGCTTCCTCACCTGCGCCTGGTGTGCCGGCTTCTGGCTCACCGCAGCCGCCGTGCCCGTGCTCTGGACCTTGTCCGGCATTACTCCCGGCCCTTGGACCAGCCTTCCCACATGGGCCTGGTACGCGCTGACCGTGCTGGCCGTCTCCGAACTCACCGGCCTCATCGCCCGCCACCACCAGCCCGGCGACAAGAAGTAG
- a CDS encoding fibronectin type III domain-containing protein, with the protein MSGARDPITDHLADHNNPHQVTAAQIDAVTHTELAKILADYAKINDVVAKLLTYTPMLTFIQHVADHANPHHVTVQETGGISIQTGDARYVLKGRPLTVPQNITAHGAVKDHEFAVQWASVVGVDPSKGSNGYTVTLTPAGPAVSAVDVTSPATPFVTVTGAAPGTTYTVHVVAKGDGTDRTDSGEGTATITTSMTKPAAPAAPRLAGVTATPNMVELKWDAYPHPDTITALRWECDGQGNGWPIKETVAKDATGATCKPLTAFRSGKVSFALYAVNGILDSESSPVLTIVFPETPSKPVATSTGPGEATVTWTSGKKDTTGYDIERRKDGGSWTTVQHATKDTISFKNSDLPAGDYYYRITALNGDSTMVWSLQSDKVTVTPGRTPTPEMPVVKDGTVTRSAFTVDWAKVSGTSYAAWAMRSDGVGSKIQGQVSVEHAKAEAAFTGLEVATAYDVTLTATASGMSPSLPVVAKNISTAPAEG; encoded by the coding sequence GTGAGCGGCGCACGCGATCCGATCACGGATCACCTCGCCGATCACAACAACCCGCACCAGGTGACCGCCGCCCAGATCGATGCGGTCACCCACACGGAGCTGGCCAAGATCCTCGCCGACTACGCGAAGATCAACGACGTCGTCGCGAAGCTCCTCACGTACACGCCGATGCTCACGTTCATCCAGCACGTGGCTGACCATGCGAACCCGCACCACGTGACCGTGCAGGAAACCGGCGGCATCAGCATCCAGACCGGGGACGCCCGCTACGTCCTCAAGGGACGCCCCCTCACCGTCCCGCAGAACATCACCGCCCACGGCGCGGTGAAGGACCATGAGTTCGCGGTGCAGTGGGCGTCTGTGGTGGGTGTGGACCCCTCCAAGGGCTCCAACGGGTACACGGTCACGCTCACCCCGGCCGGGCCGGCTGTTTCCGCAGTCGACGTCACCAGCCCGGCCACGCCGTTCGTCACCGTCACCGGCGCAGCGCCGGGCACCACATACACAGTGCACGTGGTCGCCAAGGGCGACGGCACCGACCGCACCGACTCCGGCGAGGGCACCGCCACGATCACCACCAGCATGACGAAGCCCGCCGCACCGGCAGCGCCCCGCCTCGCCGGTGTGACCGCCACCCCGAACATGGTCGAGCTGAAGTGGGACGCCTACCCACACCCCGACACGATCACCGCCCTCAGGTGGGAGTGCGACGGGCAGGGCAACGGCTGGCCCATCAAGGAAACCGTTGCGAAGGACGCCACCGGCGCAACCTGTAAGCCTTTGACGGCCTTTAGGTCGGGGAAGGTCAGCTTCGCCCTGTACGCGGTCAACGGGATTCTCGACTCCGAGTCGTCGCCGGTGCTGACGATCGTGTTCCCCGAAACCCCGTCGAAGCCGGTCGCGACGTCGACCGGGCCGGGCGAGGCCACCGTGACGTGGACGTCCGGGAAGAAAGACACGACGGGCTATGACATCGAGCGCCGTAAGGACGGCGGCTCGTGGACCACCGTCCAGCACGCCACGAAGGACACGATCAGCTTCAAGAACAGTGATCTGCCGGCCGGTGACTACTACTACCGGATCACCGCGCTGAACGGCGATTCCACGATGGTGTGGTCGCTGCAGTCCGACAAGGTCACCGTCACCCCCGGGCGTACCCCGACACCGGAAATGCCGGTCGTGAAGGATGGGACGGTTACGCGCTCCGCGTTCACCGTCGACTGGGCCAAGGTGTCCGGGACCTCGTATGCGGCGTGGGCGATGCGCTCCGACGGCGTCGGAAGCAAGATTCAGGGCCAGGTCAGTGTGGAGCACGCCAAGGCGGAAGCGGCGTTCACCGGTCTGGAAGTCGCCACTGCCTACGACGTCACCCTGACCGCCACCGCCTCGGGGATGTCGCCGTCGCTGCCTGTGGTGGCGAAGAACATTTCGACGGCCCCGGCGGAGGGCTGA
- a CDS encoding fibronectin type III domain-containing protein translates to MTSDKAFDDALDRHVNDTGDPHFAADYLKEAKAKTDYLAKADAAKDYAKKSDLDPYAKTEQIQQLLSLYAKSADVASKGDLQTVLNKLEALDARLQGLENYSELPEQIAISRPGIKSVTATSFTAEWQHALGTNTHRGDQGYTLTVTPTGPKIGKIVRSETGFNTDVTVTGCTTGTEYTLTITALGTPPNYLDAKPVQLKATPK, encoded by the coding sequence ATGACCTCAGACAAGGCTTTCGACGACGCACTTGACCGCCACGTCAACGACACCGGCGACCCGCACTTCGCCGCCGACTACCTCAAGGAAGCCAAGGCCAAGACCGACTATCTCGCCAAGGCCGACGCCGCCAAGGACTACGCGAAAAAGTCAGACCTCGACCCATACGCGAAGACCGAACAGATCCAACAGCTGCTGTCCCTCTACGCCAAGTCCGCCGACGTAGCGTCCAAGGGCGACCTGCAGACGGTGCTCAACAAGCTGGAAGCGCTCGACGCACGACTCCAGGGCCTGGAGAACTACAGCGAACTGCCCGAACAGATCGCTATCAGCCGCCCGGGTATCAAGAGCGTCACTGCTACCTCGTTCACTGCAGAGTGGCAGCACGCTCTCGGCACGAACACTCATCGCGGTGACCAGGGCTACACGCTGACCGTGACCCCGACCGGACCCAAGATCGGGAAGATCGTCCGCAGCGAAACGGGCTTCAACACGGATGTAACGGTGACGGGCTGCACGACCGGCACCGAGTACACGCTCACCATCACCGCACTGGGCACGCCGCCGAACTATCTCGATGCCAAGCCCGTGCAGCTGAAGGCGACCCCGAAGTGA
- a CDS encoding fibronectin type III domain-containing protein translates to MAEELPNEPKLPAKGDKDWDSTLNAYLTWLTGLAKAAATQTDMDNVLARLHGIENYAGAPRKLDIARLELNKTSATAFTAVWNITSGADPKKGDSGYKITVTPAGPKVEKVTKKDSATVQAAVTGCTSGTEYTFTVSSFGTPPNFTDSDPVHKTITPA, encoded by the coding sequence ATGGCTGAAGAGCTGCCGAACGAGCCCAAGCTGCCAGCGAAGGGCGATAAGGACTGGGATTCCACTCTCAACGCCTACCTGACGTGGCTGACCGGCCTCGCAAAGGCCGCCGCCACGCAGACGGACATGGACAACGTCCTGGCCCGGCTGCACGGCATCGAAAACTATGCGGGAGCTCCCCGCAAGCTCGACATCGCCCGCCTGGAGCTGAACAAGACCTCCGCCACCGCGTTTACCGCCGTCTGGAACATCACGAGTGGCGCGGACCCGAAGAAGGGCGACAGCGGATACAAGATCACTGTCACCCCGGCCGGGCCGAAGGTCGAAAAGGTGACGAAGAAAGACTCGGCCACGGTCCAGGCCGCTGTCACCGGTTGCACGTCGGGCACCGAGTACACGTTCACGGTCTCCTCCTTCGGCACCCCGCCGAACTTCACGGACTCCGACCCAGTCCATAAGACGATCACCCCCGCCTGA
- a CDS encoding fibronectin type III domain-containing protein, whose amino-acid sequence MPDIITADPHRALTHLDPDTEYTITVSACRYGQCSKPATTTARTAPDGIKRLPKPAHLTEHGKHTKTSFAVEFDAVKGVDAKHGDHGYEVTVTLKGGGEAKGITVGKLDFTTPDRPFATLTGAQAGTVYTVSVKADGDGTKTKTSDPATLDVTTHANDTYGAGGYGDTPYGGTDG is encoded by the coding sequence GTGCCCGACATCATCACCGCGGACCCTCACCGCGCCCTCACCCACCTCGACCCCGACACCGAATACACCATCACCGTGAGCGCCTGCCGCTACGGCCAGTGCTCCAAGCCCGCCACCACCACCGCCCGCACCGCCCCCGACGGCATCAAGCGGCTGCCGAAACCAGCCCACTTGACGGAACACGGCAAGCACACGAAGACGTCGTTCGCCGTCGAGTTCGACGCCGTCAAGGGCGTTGATGCCAAGCATGGTGATCACGGCTACGAAGTCACGGTCACGTTGAAGGGCGGCGGCGAAGCCAAGGGCATCACCGTCGGAAAGCTCGACTTCACCACCCCCGACAGGCCGTTCGCCACCCTGACCGGCGCCCAGGCCGGGACCGTCTACACGGTGAGCGTGAAGGCAGACGGCGACGGCACCAAAACGAAAACATCCGACCCCGCCACCCTCGACGTGACCACGCACGCCAACGACACGTACGGCGCGGGCGGATACGGCGACACCCCGTACGGAGGCACCGATGGCTGA
- a CDS encoding terminase large subunit domain-containing protein translates to MNLADDVEFTQRALAWDNPAFLAKSIDRAFQLRAHTLHIGEALARLGSDYDRLLITTPPRAGKSELAAIHLPVWWMANHPRHRVVIAAYGKDLALTHSVAARRIVREHGARWNLTMAEGSTTKADWWTTTGGGLRATGVGGGLTGHGADLLICDDPHKDRAEADSLRLRDAVWDWWSSTALSRLSPGAPVCLIQTRWHPDDLAGRVLKRQGRTEDGGRWKVIHLPAFADHALTGGADPLGRAPGVPLPHPKLPDDTDQLRAYWADRRSESTPRDWGALYMGNPKPREGALVTDELMERQTHPGGSPGVVRAAVAIDPSGGGRDTCGIVGGHMATDGRLWWTHDLTAVMPTEKWARLVCELVAEIDADRVVYEKNYGGDQVRAVIKTSWAALRSSWSLADGDNPYDRPEPYLHGVVSRKSKVLRAEPIAQALAEDRIRLGAYMPELVDEWCGFMPGSPDSPGRIDASVHMAWDLLKAPRSGRAMGSAVGVSTSQVPGVVGPVRLGLY, encoded by the coding sequence TTGAACCTGGCTGATGATGTCGAGTTCACTCAGCGGGCACTGGCCTGGGACAACCCAGCATTTCTTGCGAAAAGCATTGACCGGGCGTTCCAGCTGCGGGCCCACACCCTGCACATCGGAGAAGCACTGGCCCGGCTGGGCTCGGACTATGACCGGCTGCTGATCACCACCCCGCCACGCGCAGGAAAAAGCGAGCTTGCGGCCATCCATCTGCCCGTGTGGTGGATGGCAAACCATCCCCGACACCGCGTCGTCATCGCCGCCTACGGCAAAGATCTTGCGCTGACGCACTCGGTAGCCGCCCGCCGCATCGTGCGGGAGCACGGGGCACGCTGGAACCTGACCATGGCAGAAGGCTCAACGACCAAAGCCGACTGGTGGACCACGACGGGAGGCGGCCTGCGTGCCACAGGTGTCGGCGGAGGGCTCACCGGACACGGTGCCGATCTGCTGATCTGCGACGATCCCCACAAGGACCGGGCGGAAGCTGACTCTTTGCGTCTGCGCGACGCAGTCTGGGACTGGTGGTCTTCCACGGCACTGTCCCGCCTCTCCCCCGGGGCGCCGGTCTGTCTGATCCAGACACGCTGGCATCCTGACGACTTGGCCGGACGTGTCCTGAAACGCCAGGGCCGTACCGAAGACGGCGGGCGGTGGAAAGTCATCCACCTGCCCGCGTTCGCCGACCACGCACTGACCGGCGGCGCCGATCCTCTCGGGCGTGCCCCCGGGGTTCCGCTGCCGCACCCCAAGCTCCCCGACGACACGGATCAGCTGCGCGCCTACTGGGCCGACCGACGTTCAGAATCCACGCCGCGGGACTGGGGAGCCCTCTACATGGGCAACCCGAAACCCCGTGAAGGAGCCCTGGTCACGGATGAGTTGATGGAACGCCAGACCCATCCCGGAGGATCACCCGGGGTAGTACGGGCGGCCGTGGCGATCGACCCGTCCGGCGGCGGCCGGGACACCTGCGGCATCGTCGGCGGCCACATGGCAACGGACGGACGGCTGTGGTGGACGCATGACTTGACTGCGGTGATGCCCACGGAGAAGTGGGCTCGCTTGGTCTGTGAGCTGGTCGCGGAAATTGACGCGGACCGGGTGGTCTATGAGAAGAACTATGGCGGCGATCAGGTGCGGGCGGTCATCAAAACCTCATGGGCGGCGCTCAGGAGCAGTTGGAGCCTGGCTGATGGCGATAACCCGTACGACCGGCCGGAGCCGTATCTGCACGGTGTGGTGTCGCGGAAGTCGAAGGTGTTGCGGGCAGAGCCCATCGCTCAGGCACTGGCCGAGGACCGGATCCGGCTCGGGGCGTACATGCCTGAACTCGTCGATGAGTGGTGCGGGTTCATGCCCGGATCTCCGGACAGTCCGGGACGTATTGACGCGTCGGTACATATGGCGTGGGACTTGTTGAAGGCGCCGCGGTCGGGGCGTGCGATGGGTTCTGCGGTAGGGGTGTCGACGTCGCAGGTTCCGGGTGTGGTGGGTCCGGTACGGCTGGGCCTGTACTGA
- a CDS encoding helix-turn-helix domain-containing protein: protein MTNTQRHMRGADRATLATNLKTAYQTGSSVRDLAHQHRRSYGFIHKLLTEADTPMRRRGMRPNNTAPADQ, encoded by the coding sequence ATGACCAATACACAACGTCACATGCGGGGTGCAGATCGAGCCACCCTCGCCACCAACCTCAAAACCGCCTACCAAACCGGCTCCTCCGTACGCGACCTCGCCCACCAACACCGCCGCTCCTACGGCTTCATCCACAAACTCCTCACCGAAGCCGACACCCCCATGCGACGACGCGGCATGCGCCCCAACAACACCGCACCCGCTGATCAATAG
- a CDS encoding FxLYD domain-containing protein gives MNASQTPQQPQNHPDSSGAQWGTPTAPQQPWGAPQPPKKKMGRGKKILIGCAAGFAGLVIASAALGNTGSTDKSEASSKPSAASVDKKTSDEAAQPEAQGHAEKQGRTSSGNKTNDPRDDVKVDQAKGVSEHGMFKVPVTITNHSSEPSTYSVQLELVDKDGTRVDDTYVLVSNVEPGQTVKEEAIFLKGKGAGSDVRMVKADRSRAW, from the coding sequence ATGAACGCCTCACAGACGCCCCAGCAGCCGCAGAACCACCCCGACTCCTCCGGCGCCCAGTGGGGAACCCCGACCGCACCCCAGCAGCCGTGGGGAGCGCCCCAGCCCCCGAAGAAGAAGATGGGCCGCGGCAAGAAGATCCTCATCGGCTGCGCCGCCGGATTCGCCGGCCTGGTCATCGCCAGTGCCGCACTCGGCAACACCGGGAGCACGGACAAGAGTGAGGCGTCGTCGAAGCCGAGTGCAGCCAGCGTCGACAAGAAGACGTCCGACGAGGCCGCCCAGCCCGAGGCTCAGGGCCATGCGGAGAAGCAGGGCCGCACGTCGTCGGGCAACAAGACAAACGATCCCCGCGACGATGTGAAGGTCGACCAGGCGAAGGGTGTGAGCGAGCACGGCATGTTCAAGGTGCCGGTAACGATCACGAATCACTCGTCCGAGCCGTCGACCTACTCGGTCCAGCTCGAGCTGGTCGACAAGGACGGCACCCGGGTGGATGACACCTACGTACTCGTGTCGAATGTCGAGCCGGGACAGACGGTGAAGGAAGAAGCGATCTTCCTGAAGGGGAAGGGCGCGGGCAGCGACGTGCGCATGGTGAAGGCGGACCGTAGCCGCGCCTGGTGA
- a CDS encoding HNH endonuclease family protein, whose product MRTALHLTATAGLLAAAFAPTTAQAAPPPPVQLRQAVHLLTVAPEVEEGYKRTLFHHWTDSDHDGCDTRQEALKAEATGPIVVGKDCKILSGTWYSYYDDTTVHGDPAHQLDLDHLVPLKEAFNSGADTWTPERREAYANDLGVDTSLVMVTAHSNRAKSDKDPAQWMPPYEPAACRYITEWTATKLRWGLAVDQAEADTLTDYAEDCPNVPLDAVSAPNHT is encoded by the coding sequence ATGCGCACCGCACTCCACCTCACCGCCACTGCCGGCCTCCTCGCCGCGGCCTTCGCCCCCACCACCGCCCAGGCCGCCCCGCCGCCCCCGGTACAGCTGCGCCAGGCCGTGCACCTGCTGACCGTCGCTCCCGAAGTCGAAGAGGGCTACAAGCGGACTCTGTTCCATCACTGGACGGATTCGGATCATGACGGCTGCGACACGAGGCAGGAAGCCCTCAAGGCCGAGGCAACGGGCCCGATCGTCGTGGGCAAAGACTGCAAGATCCTGTCGGGTACTTGGTACAGCTACTACGACGACACCACCGTCCACGGCGATCCCGCGCACCAGCTCGACCTCGACCACCTCGTCCCCTTGAAGGAGGCGTTCAACTCTGGGGCCGACACGTGGACTCCGGAGCGGCGTGAGGCTTACGCGAACGATCTAGGCGTGGACACCAGTCTCGTCATGGTCACCGCGCACTCCAACAGGGCCAAGTCCGACAAGGACCCGGCCCAGTGGATGCCCCCGTACGAGCCTGCCGCCTGCCGGTACATCACCGAATGGACGGCCACCAAGCTCCGCTGGGGTCTGGCCGTCGACCAGGCCGAAGCCGACACCCTCACCGACTACGCCGAAGACTGCCCGAACGTCCCGCTCGACGCCGTCAGCGCCCCCAACCACACGTAG
- a CDS encoding helix-turn-helix domain-containing protein, with amino-acid sequence MTDWAVRRQTLNEQALAAELRYRYERGATLVELAEQLHVSTQPVRRLLKLAGTPMRPPGRHSRVELLVSRLEQQ; translated from the coding sequence ATGACCGACTGGGCCGTCAGACGCCAGACCCTCAACGAGCAGGCACTGGCTGCCGAACTGCGCTACCGGTACGAACGAGGAGCCACCCTCGTGGAACTCGCCGAGCAGCTCCACGTATCTACCCAGCCCGTACGCCGCCTCCTCAAGCTCGCCGGAACCCCCATGCGCCCTCCAGGCCGGCATTCACGTGTCGAGCTTCTAGTCTCCCGCCTGGAGCAGCAGTGA
- a CDS encoding WDGH domain-containing protein produces MTIPLDVVTASIYRERAVLVANLAARYPSGYAYNDPAEPAWAVVYIHTPAGQMSWHIAAADFAEFFDHVPHTPDVVWDGHDTDTKYERLQRLTKLEQQPS; encoded by the coding sequence GTGACCATCCCCCTCGACGTCGTAACCGCCAGCATCTACCGGGAACGAGCCGTCCTCGTCGCGAACCTCGCCGCCCGCTACCCATCCGGCTACGCCTACAACGACCCCGCAGAACCTGCCTGGGCCGTCGTGTACATCCACACCCCGGCAGGCCAAATGTCGTGGCATATCGCCGCGGCCGACTTCGCCGAGTTCTTCGACCACGTGCCCCACACCCCGGACGTCGTATGGGACGGACACGACACCGACACCAAATACGAGCGGCTGCAACGTCTCACCAAGCTGGAGCAGCAGCCGTCGTGA
- a CDS encoding WhiB family transcriptional regulator, giving the protein MSGPACEGHDVELFFTSDVETMHAAKQVCQRCPVREACLDEALSMPIQHGVWGGFSAHQRTRMIREGITARSALARFEPQDALT; this is encoded by the coding sequence GTGAGCGGCCCGGCCTGCGAGGGCCACGACGTGGAACTGTTCTTCACCTCCGACGTCGAGACGATGCACGCGGCGAAGCAGGTCTGCCAACGCTGCCCGGTACGTGAAGCCTGCCTCGACGAAGCGTTGTCGATGCCGATACAGCACGGCGTGTGGGGTGGCTTCAGTGCCCACCAGCGGACCCGCATGATCCGCGAAGGGATCACCGCCCGATCCGCTCTAGCCCGCTTCGAGCCACAGGACGCCCTCACATGA
- a CDS encoding sensor histidine kinase — MDEQRTHSGDGPLRGRGGPAPWRHGPAALRRWEEWVERRGLPWASTLAVTVFVQVGSGFAEHAQLEYRAKLDVFARLLLLVASLLLLLRHRHPVPVVYGVAAATMVYLGAGYPYGPVFFCVALGVFAAIVAGRRWAAWGAIGMLWLGHLLIAHWLYRWLPPGTDHGASWGGELVVAAWVVAIAAVAELARNRREQWAKERVEREQAAKRRADEERLRIARELHDVLAHSISVINVQAGVGLALLDSDPEQARTALTTIKSASKEALGEVRQVLDTLRAPGEAPRAPAPGLDRLPELVQQAASAGLTVDLATEGKRVELPPSTDLAAFRIVQEALTNVVRHSGSRHARVVVRYDGRRNLELSVDDDGPASRGDAGGSGNGLAGMRERAAALGGTIEAGSRADGGFRVRAVLPQRHEAKEGSP, encoded by the coding sequence ATGGATGAGCAGCGCACACACAGCGGCGACGGTCCGCTCCGCGGCCGGGGCGGGCCCGCGCCGTGGCGGCACGGGCCGGCGGCCCTTCGGCGGTGGGAGGAGTGGGTCGAGCGGCGCGGTCTGCCGTGGGCCTCGACGCTGGCCGTGACCGTGTTCGTGCAGGTGGGGTCGGGTTTCGCGGAGCACGCTCAGCTCGAGTACCGGGCCAAGCTCGATGTGTTCGCGCGCCTGCTGCTGCTCGTCGCCTCGCTGCTGCTCCTGCTGCGCCATCGCCATCCGGTGCCCGTCGTGTACGGAGTGGCCGCGGCGACCATGGTCTATCTCGGGGCGGGCTATCCGTACGGGCCGGTGTTCTTCTGTGTCGCGCTCGGTGTGTTCGCCGCGATCGTGGCGGGTCGGCGGTGGGCGGCCTGGGGCGCCATCGGCATGCTGTGGCTCGGCCACCTGCTGATCGCGCACTGGCTGTACCGCTGGCTGCCGCCCGGCACGGACCACGGTGCCTCCTGGGGCGGTGAACTGGTCGTCGCCGCCTGGGTGGTGGCCATCGCCGCCGTCGCCGAGCTCGCCCGCAACCGTCGCGAGCAGTGGGCCAAGGAGCGCGTCGAGCGCGAGCAGGCCGCCAAGCGCCGCGCCGACGAGGAACGCCTGCGCATCGCCCGTGAGCTGCACGACGTACTGGCCCACTCGATCTCCGTCATCAATGTCCAGGCGGGCGTCGGCCTCGCCCTGCTCGACTCCGACCCGGAGCAGGCCCGCACCGCGCTCACCACCATCAAGTCGGCGAGCAAGGAGGCCCTCGGCGAGGTCCGCCAGGTCCTCGACACCCTGCGCGCCCCGGGCGAGGCCCCGCGCGCCCCGGCCCCGGGCCTTGACCGGCTGCCGGAACTCGTCCAGCAGGCCGCGAGCGCCGGACTCACCGTGGATCTCGCGACGGAAGGGAAGCGGGTCGAGCTTCCGCCGAGCACGGATCTGGCCGCGTTCCGGATCGTGCAGGAGGCACTGACCAACGTCGTACGTCACTCGGGATCGCGCCACGCGCGCGTGGTGGTCCGTTACGACGGCCGCAGGAACCTGGAGCTGAGCGTCGACGACGACGGGCCCGCGAGCCGGGGCGACGCAGGTGGCAGCGGCAACGGCCTTGCCGGAATGCGGGAGCGCGCGGCCGCGCTGGGTGGCACGATCGAGGCGGGCTCCCGCGCGGACGGCGGTTTCCGGGTGCGGGCCGTACTCCCGCAGCGCCATGAAGCGAAAGAGGGCTCCCCGTGA
- a CDS encoding response regulator transcription factor, translating to MIRVLLADDQSLVRAGFKALLDAQPDIEVAAEAADGEEAVRMVRQLRPDVVLMDIRMPLLDGLAATRQITADADLADVKVVMLTTFEMDEYVFEALRNGASGFLVKDTEPEELLRAVRAVVEGDALLSPGVTRRLIGEFAARSKEPAAADSLGELTEREREVMALVGIGLSNEEIARRLVVSPLTAKTHVSRTMIKLGARDRAQLVVLAYESGLVRPGWLG from the coding sequence GTGATCCGCGTACTGCTCGCCGACGACCAGTCCTTGGTCCGGGCCGGCTTCAAGGCACTGCTCGATGCCCAGCCGGACATCGAGGTGGCGGCGGAGGCGGCCGACGGCGAGGAAGCGGTCCGCATGGTGCGCCAACTACGCCCGGACGTCGTCCTGATGGACATCCGCATGCCGCTCCTCGACGGCCTCGCCGCCACCCGGCAGATCACCGCGGACGCGGACCTCGCGGACGTCAAGGTGGTCATGCTCACCACCTTCGAGATGGACGAGTACGTCTTCGAAGCGCTCCGCAACGGCGCCTCGGGCTTCCTGGTCAAGGACACCGAACCGGAGGAACTGCTGCGTGCGGTACGGGCGGTGGTCGAGGGCGACGCCCTGCTCTCGCCCGGCGTGACCCGCAGGCTGATCGGCGAGTTCGCCGCCCGCTCCAAGGAGCCCGCGGCCGCCGATTCGCTCGGCGAACTCACCGAACGCGAGCGGGAGGTGATGGCCTTGGTGGGCATCGGCCTGTCGAACGAGGAGATCGCCCGCCGCCTTGTCGTCTCGCCGCTCACCGCCAAGACCCATGTGAGCCGCACCATGATCAAGCTGGGCGCCCGGGACCGTGCCCAACTGGTCGTCCTCGCCTATGAGTCGGGGCTGGTGCGGCCGGGCTGGCTGGGCTGA
- a CDS encoding DUF6332 family protein, with the protein MGNRSQAARDAATVEIIFALVSALLAAAAVFGLVVAPALVFDLSGGPRHALLLVATTLAPVVFVVRLVRVLWRWRDAVRSGVYEPGGPHDRPAYHHRPDA; encoded by the coding sequence ATGGGGAACCGCTCACAGGCCGCGCGTGACGCCGCGACCGTCGAGATCATCTTCGCGCTGGTGTCGGCGCTGTTGGCCGCCGCGGCCGTCTTCGGCCTCGTCGTGGCACCCGCGCTGGTCTTCGATCTGTCGGGCGGCCCGCGCCACGCCCTGCTCCTCGTCGCGACGACGCTCGCGCCGGTGGTCTTCGTCGTACGTCTCGTCCGCGTGCTGTGGCGCTGGCGGGACGCGGTCCGCTCAGGGGTGTACGAGCCCGGCGGGCCGCACGACCGCCCGGCGTACCACCACCGGCCCGACGCTTAG